A region from the Salvelinus sp. IW2-2015 unplaced genomic scaffold, ASM291031v2 Un_scaffold7444, whole genome shotgun sequence genome encodes:
- the LOC139027099 gene encoding uncharacterized protein, producing RYTVSCGVTTNITTNITTHITTNITTNITTNITTNITTNITIKITTNITTNITINITTNITTNITTNITTNITTNITTNITTNITXNITTNITTNITTNITTNITTNITTNITTNITINITTNITTHITTHITTHITINITTNIITNITTNTTTNITINITTNITTNITINITTNITTNIITNITTNITTNITINITTNITTNITTHIITNITINITTHIMNSVRACQECVRCLGGTKGQP from the coding sequence agataCACTGTCAGTTGTGGCGTCACTACCAACATCACTACCAACATCACTACCCACATCACTACCAACATCACTACCAACATCACTACCAACATCACTACCAACATCACTACCAACATCACTATCAAAATCACTACCAACATCACTACCAACATCACTATCAACATCACTACCAACATCACTACCAACATCACTACCAACATCACTACCAACATCACTACCAACATCACTACCAACATCACTACCAACATCACTANCAACATCACTACCAACATCACTACCAACATCACTACCAACATCACTACCAACATCACTACCAACATCACTACCAACATCACTACCAACATCACTATCAACATCACTACCAACATCACTACCCACATCACTACCCACATCACTACCCACATCACTATCAACATCACTACCAACATCATTACCAACATCACTACCAATACCACTACCAACATCACTATCAACATCACTACCAACATCACTACCAACATCACTATCAACATCACTACCAACATCACTACCAATATCATTACCAACATCACTACCAACATCACTACCAACATCACTATCAACATAACTACCAACATCACTACCAACATCACTACCCACATCATTACCAACATCACTATCAACATCACTACCCACATCATGAACAGCGTCAGAGCGTGCCAAGAGTGTGTCAGGTGTCTAGGTGGCACAAAGGGCCAGCcag